In a single window of the Cucurbita pepo subsp. pepo cultivar mu-cu-16 chromosome LG18, ASM280686v2, whole genome shotgun sequence genome:
- the LOC111780553 gene encoding cation/calcium exchanger 5 gives MAISLSFLKSSALSLTILSVFIFFLLFTPNQSPESSSRRSLIAAGDSNSNASSIPYCSSRESHFDGLVNYLYFHFCVFDRNPFLSVPFLILILLLHFYILIKTAQDHFSIVTSKLAFHLNLSPSMAAVTLLALGNGAPDVFASVAAVRGGHYRTGFGAILSAGTFVSAFVVGFVAIYAAPFSVNPAQFVRDVLFYLTAALFLFYVYLSAEIFLWQAVGFVGFYLFFVGLVFWMDLGNGKAKSGADMGVAREAEGELHQDCEMGEGYRHVDEGKNNSGLWEALRMIPKAWEAPVVFLLKLTIPQPAPSEWSRFFTSANISLCPIALLYACNSFMSFNHPIAFLLPNTHLPLWFVVLLASSSLAILHFVTETEPPKTEKVPVVLAAFVMSVFWISTTAGELLNCLAALGVLLKLPAALLGLTVLAWGNSVGDLVADVALAKAGQPLLAMAGCFAGPMFNMLVGLGTALVIQTANNYPEAYQLQFHIGIVIAFVFLLFSLMGSLLVVIWCRFRVPRFWGFCLVVLYIVFMATSLLMAEYSP, from the exons ATGGCAATTTCCCTCTCCTTTCTCAAATCCtctgctctctctctcaccattctctctgttttcatcttcttcctcctcttcacTCCAAATCAGTCGCCGGAATCCTCGTCCAGAAGGTCCCTAATCGCCGCCGGCGACTCCAATTCCAATGCGTCTTCGATCCCATATTGTTCCTCTCGTGAATCTCACTTCGATGGCCTCGTTAACTACTTGTATTTCCATTTCTGCGTCTTCGATCGAAACCCATTTCTCTCTGTTCCGTTTCTTATTCTCATTCTTCTCCTCCACTTCTACATCCTCATCAAAACCGCTCAGGATCACTTCTCCATTGTCACTTCCAAGCTCGCTTTTCACCTCAATTTGTCTCCGAGTATGGCTGCTGTGACGCTCTTGGCTTTGGGAAATGGCGCTCCTGATGTGTTTGCATCTGTTGCGGCGGTTCGTGGTGGGCATTATCGAACTGGATTCGGTGCAATTCTCTCTGCCGGCACGTTTGTTTCGGCTTTTGTGGTTGGATTTGTGGCCATTTATGCTGCTCCGTTTTCGGTGAATCCGGCACAGTTTGTGAGGGATGTGTTGTTTTATTTGACCGCAGCGTTGTTCTTGTTCTATGTGTATCTTAGTGCAGAGATTTTCTTGTGGCAAGCTGTTGGGTTTGTTGGATTCTATCTGTTCTTTGTTGGGCTGGTGTTTTGGATGGATTTGGGGAATGGGAAGGCTAAGAGTGGGGCTGATATGGGAGTGGCTAGAGAAGCTGAGGGTGAGTTGCATCAAGACTGTGAGATGGGAGAAGGCTACAGACATGTAgatgaaggaaaaaacaatTCTGGCTTATGGGAAGCTCTTCGAATG ATCCCGAAAGCATGGGAGGCTCCGGTCGTGTTTCTCCTGAAGCTCACCATTCCCCAACCCGCACCTTCCGAATGGAGCAGATTCTTTACCTCAGCCAATATTTCCCTGTGTCCCATTGCTCTTCTCTATGCCTGTAACTCATTCATGTCTTTTAACCATCCCATTGCTTTCCTCTTACCGAATACGCATTTACCTCTTTGGTTCGTAGTACTCTTAGCAAGCTCCTCTCTTGCAATTCTGCACTTCGTCACCGAAACCGAGCCCCCGAAAACTGAGAAAGTCCCTGTTGTGCTTGCAGCATTTGTTATGAGTGTATTTTGGATTTCGACCACCGCAGGTGAACTTCTGAACTGTCTTGCAGCTCTTGGAGTGCTTCTCAAACTCCCAGCAGCTCTACTTGGGCTTACTGTGCTTGCATGGGGAAACTCAGTTGGGGATCTTGTGGCTGATGTTGCTCTTGCAAAAGCAGGCCAGCCCTTGCTGGCTATGGCTGGATGCTTTGCAGGACCGATGTTTAACATGCTTGTCGGGCTCGGAACGGCATTGGTTATACAAACAGCTAACAATTATCCAGAGGCCTATCAGCTTCAATTCCATATCGGAATCGTGATTGCGTTCGTGTTCCTACTTTTCAGCCTGATGGGTTCCTTGCTTGTAGTTATTTGGTGCAGATTTCGGGTGCCTCGGTTTTGGGGATTCTGCCTTGTTGTGCTCTACATTGTTTTCATGGCTACCAGTTTACTGATGGCTGAGTATTCTCCATGA
- the LOC111779641 gene encoding signal peptidase complex subunit 3B-like, with the protein MHSFGYRANALVTFAVTILAIMCTMASFSDNFNSPSPTARVQVLSINRFQKQIHGNDEVTMTLNISMDLQSLFTWNTKQVFVFVAAEYETPKNSLNQISLWDGIIPSKENAKFSIHTSNKYRFIDQGSNLRGKEFNLTLHWHVMPKTGKMSADKIVMTGYRLPVDYR; encoded by the exons ATGCATTCTTTTGGTTATCGAGCCAATGCTTTGGTCACTTTCGCTGTTACGATTCTTGCAATTATGTGCACCATGGCCTCCTTCTCCGATAACTTCAACTCTCCCTCTCCCACGGCTCGGGTTCAG GTGTTGAGCATTAACCGGTTTCAGAAGCAGATTCATGGAAATGACGAG GTCACCATGACCCTAAATATCTCGATGGACTTGCAGTCTTTATTTACATGGAACACAAAGCAG gtttttgtttttgtagctGCTGAGTATGAGACTCCTAAGAACTCCTTGAACCAG ATCTCGCTGTGGGATGGTATAATACCTTCCAAAGAGAACGCAAAGTTTTCGATTCACACTTCAAACAAGTACCGTTTCATCGATCAG GGAAGCAATCTTAGAGGTAAAGAATTCAACTTGACACTGCATTGGCATGTGATGCCGAAGACGGGTAAAATGTCTGCCGATAAGATAGTGATGACTGGGTATCGCTTACCGGTGGACTATCGATGA